ACTAGCATCTGCCAGTACAAATTCAGATAGTCTTTGAATGCCTCAAAAACCCTCGTTTTTACTGTTTCTGCATCGGTTTTGGCAAATAAGAGATATTTTGAGAAGTACTGATTAGCATCGTAAAATTTCATTTCCAAGCCTTGTGCCAAGTCTGGATACTTATCATGCAATGTCTGCAATGGATGTATGTACTTCTTCAAGTAAGCTTCATCTTGAAATAAAGGCTGGAAATCCATCACAATCAGGTTTTTTACCTGACCGAAAGAGAGAAAATCAATGCCGAGTAAGGGCAACTCGTAGTTATGACTGGGATAAATCACACTATTAAGAATCTGGGCACTTGCGCCTGCATCAATGTATGTATAGCGGATTTTCCGTAACTGTGGGCACTGATAGCACCAACTCTGAATTGTGGCGGGATTTCTGCCGCGATCGCTTACCTGATACTCTAGTCCTGGGGGAATTGGGCGACTTTCTAATGTAAACCGTTGCAAAAGCCATTGTTCCAGATGCTCAAGGAAGCACTTATACATAAAATTTATAGACTAAATTGCCTTAACCCCAGACAATAGAGTATTCCCAAATTCGCCGTCTCGAATATGTTAAACAAAGTAACGATCCTTAACGTTAGGATTAGGCGATGGTGCAATGCCTACTGATGGCGATCGCCAGAATTATGGCCTAGAACCGATAGCAAGTCCTTCAAAATTATGAGCGACCAGACGATCAAACGGATGCTCTAGATAAATTGTGTTGTACCATTTGTGCTAAATTCGCCTCAGTTAAATAGCGTCGTTCAGAACAATAGGTCATCAAATACACTCCATTCATCATCCGCACTGTGCTGACACGCACCCGAAAATCATCGGTCATGAACCAGCAGCGTTCCTGACCTTGGTTAGTTTCATATTCGGTATCGATGGTTAAAATGCCATCTTGTCCAAACCAGTAACGGCTAACTACCGGAATTTTTTCCACATAGCCTTGGTTCCGAAGCAATTTTCCCGATCGCCCTGTTTCATCATCTGGTACATCAATTAAGACAGCGACACGATCCGGATTGGGTTCTTGATCGTCGTCATGTTCTTGCCACATAAAGCTAGCACCTCCCTTAGCACTAGCTGGATCGATACCTTGCGGCTGGCAGATTGCTTTTATCCGTGGGTCATCAAGTGCGATCGCGCCTACATAAAGCTTTGATTCTCCAGACTGATCCGCCACCGTATCAAAGTGATGCACCGTGCGCTGGGTAAACCAGACCCCTTCACTCTTACGGAAAAACTCCATCATGGTCATTGGTGGTACAAAAGGCATAGCTGATCCTCTAATAAAACAGGGGGGAAAAGAAGCATGAAACCCAAAGTATTAAATTATACTATGTTTCTAGGAATGGGCATGAATCAGGAAAAAAATTTATCTTGTCCACGCTACTTACGCTTGGGGCATATACCGAACAACTTTTACTTCATCCTTGTTTTAGGCTTAATTCTAATGATTGTAGATAGGTCGCGGTACAATACCCCTAAATAATCTCACGATTTCAACCCATGATCAGCAGGGATCACAAGACACCCCAAGAGGTTTTGGCTATCCTCAAGGCAGGATTTGCTCTAACTCAAGAAGATTTATATCAATTCAACCTCAGTGGTTTAGAAC
This genomic interval from Nostoc flagelliforme CCNUN1 contains the following:
- a CDS encoding 15,16-dihydrobiliverdin:ferredoxin oxidoreductase, whose amino-acid sequence is MYKCFLEHLEQWLLQRFTLESRPIPPGLEYQVSDRGRNPATIQSWCYQCPQLRKIRYTYIDAGASAQILNSVIYPSHNYELPLLGIDFLSFGQVKNLIVMDFQPLFQDEAYLKKYIHPLQTLHDKYPDLAQGLEMKFYDANQYFSKYLLFAKTDAETVKTRVFEAFKDYLNLYWQMLVQAKPLSDQSDIQRIVKAQKDYDQYSADRDPASGLFSSYFGHQWSERFLHEFLFEDAVPLVANAAK
- a CDS encoding phycobiliprotein lyase, yielding MPFVPPMTMMEFFRKSEGVWFTQRTVHHFDTVADQSGESKLYVGAIALDDPRIKAICQPQGIDPASAKGGASFMWQEHDDDQEPNPDRVAVLIDVPDDETGRSGKLLRNQGYVEKIPVVSRYWFGQDGILTIDTEYETNQGQERCWFMTDDFRVRVSTVRMMNGVYLMTYCSERRYLTEANLAQMVQHNLSRASV